A genomic region of Pseudomonas abietaniphila contains the following coding sequences:
- a CDS encoding efflux transporter outer membrane subunit — translation MNIRPKQGSALRTSLSLVFVALVMAGCANSKGLNTEGVGIDANSLQAGNSLQGVNLSPAAWPKRDWWTSLGDPQLNGLITEALRDSPDMQIAAARTHQATAAAYGADAERMPTVDASASVSRSRLARDQDPLGQGGRYSTLRSLGATFNYNFDLWGGQRAAWEAALGQARATEIDQRAAQLTLAADVARAYSDLGQAYVVRDLAAEDLKRTRQLLELGARRFKSGIDSEYQYQQTESLEASSRESLADADKRLRTAKISLAVLMGKGPDRGEELARPAVLKPAVVQLPSMVPAELLGRRPDLVAARWRVEAASKNIDVSKTNFYPNLNLSASAGVESLLGDAMFGSASRFFNVAPTVSLPIFDGGRRRADLDARDADYDLAVAQYNKSLVRALGDVSDNIDQLRSISSQIDARQQATDVIQKSYNTVVQRYSSGIGNYLDVLSVEQQLLQSQRQLADLNAERIDLSIQLMQALGGGFEDSKPGENAAPAVPSTASLTH, via the coding sequence ATGAACATTCGACCCAAGCAGGGCTCGGCTCTGCGTACTTCATTAAGCCTGGTGTTTGTTGCGCTGGTCATGGCCGGTTGCGCGAACTCCAAAGGCCTCAACACCGAGGGTGTCGGCATCGACGCCAACAGCCTGCAGGCCGGAAACAGCCTGCAAGGCGTCAACCTGTCGCCGGCCGCCTGGCCGAAGCGCGACTGGTGGACCAGCCTCGGCGATCCGCAACTCAACGGTTTGATCACCGAAGCGCTGCGTGACAGTCCGGACATGCAGATCGCGGCCGCACGCACCCATCAGGCGACCGCTGCGGCGTATGGCGCCGATGCCGAGCGCATGCCGACCGTCGACGCCAGTGCCAGCGTCAGCCGCTCGCGTCTGGCGCGCGATCAAGACCCGCTCGGGCAGGGTGGCCGTTACAGCACGCTGCGCAGTCTGGGCGCGACCTTCAATTACAACTTCGACTTGTGGGGAGGCCAGCGGGCCGCCTGGGAAGCGGCATTGGGACAGGCCCGCGCCACCGAGATCGACCAGCGCGCAGCGCAGTTGACCCTCGCGGCCGACGTCGCCCGCGCCTACAGCGATCTGGGTCAGGCCTACGTCGTACGCGATCTGGCCGCCGAAGACCTGAAACGCACCCGGCAACTCCTGGAACTCGGCGCCCGTCGCTTCAAATCCGGGATCGACAGCGAGTACCAGTATCAGCAGACCGAAAGTCTGGAAGCCAGCTCCCGGGAATCCCTGGCCGACGCCGACAAGCGTCTGCGCACCGCGAAGATCTCCCTTGCCGTGTTGATGGGCAAAGGCCCGGATCGCGGTGAAGAGCTTGCTCGGCCTGCAGTGCTGAAACCCGCGGTGGTCCAGTTGCCGTCGATGGTGCCTGCCGAACTGCTCGGTCGTCGTCCCGATCTCGTGGCGGCGCGCTGGCGTGTTGAAGCGGCCAGCAAAAACATCGACGTCAGCAAGACCAACTTCTATCCCAACCTGAACCTCAGTGCATCGGCGGGCGTTGAGTCCCTGCTCGGCGATGCGATGTTCGGCTCGGCCAGCCGTTTCTTCAATGTGGCGCCGACCGTCTCGCTGCCGATCTTCGATGGCGGCCGTCGGCGCGCCGATCTGGATGCGCGGGACGCCGATTACGACCTCGCGGTGGCGCAGTACAACAAAAGCCTTGTGCGTGCGCTGGGTGACGTGAGCGACAACATCGATCAGCTGCGTTCGATCAGCAGCCAGATCGATGCGCGCCAGCAAGCGACCGACGTCATCCAGAAGTCCTACAACACCGTCGTTCAGCGTTACTCATCAGGCATCGGCAACTACCTCGATGTGCTCTCCGTCGAGCAGCAGTTGCTGCAATCGCAACGCCAACTGGCTGATCTCAACGCGGAACGAATCGATCTTTCGATCCAGTTGATGCAGGCCCTGGGGGGAGGCTTCGAAGACAGCAAGCCCGGCGAAAACGCCGCCCCGGCCGTCCCGTCAACTGCATCGCTGACCCATTAA
- a CDS encoding HlyD family efflux transporter periplasmic adaptor subunit, which produces MATATTENNATNEQKAPEGQQQADQGQASKNQSGQPGQPQKNPRKRKLLLIGLAVIVILGGLGVWGWYEVYGRWSESTDDAYVNGNVVEITPQVTGTVVSIGADDGDLVREGQVLVQFDPNDSEVALQSAEANLGKVVRQVRGLYSNVDGIKAQLAAQRAEVKRAQDNYTRRRNLAAGGAISQEELSHAQDDLTSAQNALNNIQQQLVTSTALVDDTSVASHPDVKAAAAQLRQAYLSNARSTLIAPVTGYVAKRTVQLGQRVQPGTALMAVIPLDQLWIDANFKETQLGKMRIGQPVDIEADLYGSDVKYSGTVDSVGAGTGSAFALLPAQNATGNWIKIVQRVPVRIHINADELAQHPLRIGLSTVVDVDLHDQSGPVLAQQPPKQASFTTDVYVKQLAEADTLINRLIHENSASASGKTAQR; this is translated from the coding sequence ATGGCCACTGCCACTACCGAAAACAACGCTACAAACGAACAAAAGGCCCCCGAAGGTCAGCAGCAGGCTGATCAGGGCCAGGCGTCCAAAAATCAGTCCGGCCAACCCGGCCAGCCGCAGAAAAACCCGCGTAAGCGCAAACTGCTGTTGATCGGTCTGGCGGTCATCGTGATCCTCGGCGGCCTGGGTGTCTGGGGTTGGTACGAAGTCTATGGCCGCTGGAGCGAAAGCACCGACGACGCCTACGTCAATGGCAACGTGGTGGAGATCACGCCGCAGGTGACGGGCACGGTCGTCAGCATTGGCGCCGACGACGGCGATCTGGTCCGCGAAGGCCAGGTGCTGGTGCAGTTCGACCCCAACGATTCGGAAGTCGCGCTGCAGAGCGCCGAGGCGAACCTGGGCAAAGTCGTGCGCCAGGTGCGTGGTCTGTACAGCAACGTTGATGGCATCAAGGCCCAGTTGGCGGCCCAGCGCGCCGAAGTGAAAAGGGCGCAGGACAACTACACCCGTCGTCGCAACCTGGCAGCAGGCGGGGCGATTTCTCAGGAAGAGCTGTCCCACGCCCAGGATGACTTGACCAGCGCGCAAAACGCCTTGAACAACATCCAGCAGCAATTGGTGACCAGCACCGCATTGGTCGATGACACCAGTGTCGCCTCGCACCCGGACGTCAAGGCGGCTGCCGCACAATTGCGTCAGGCCTACCTGAGTAACGCGCGCAGCACGTTGATTGCGCCCGTCACCGGTTACGTCGCCAAGCGCACCGTGCAGTTGGGGCAACGCGTACAACCGGGTACCGCACTGATGGCGGTGATCCCGCTGGATCAACTGTGGATCGACGCCAACTTCAAGGAAACCCAACTGGGCAAGATGCGCATCGGTCAGCCGGTGGACATTGAAGCAGACCTGTATGGCAGTGACGTGAAGTACAGCGGCACCGTTGACAGCGTAGGCGCGGGGACCGGCAGCGCGTTTGCCTTGCTGCCCGCGCAGAACGCGACCGGTAACTGGATCAAGATCGTGCAGCGCGTGCCGGTGCGGATTCACATCAATGCGGACGAACTGGCACAACATCCGCTGCGCATCGGCCTGTCCACCGTGGTCGATGTTGACCTGCACGATCAGAGCGGTCCGGTACTGGCCCAGCAGCCACCCAAGCAGGCGTCCTTCACCACCGACGTTTACGTCAAGCAGCTGGCTGAAGCCGACACCCTGATCAACCGTCTGATTCACGAAAACAGCGCCTCCGCTTCCGGCAAGACCGCCCAGCGCTGA
- a CDS encoding DHA2 family efflux MFS transporter permease subunit, whose amino-acid sequence MSNNAPASFTPPSLLLTTIGLSLATFMQVLDTTIANVALPTISGNLGVSSEQGTWVITSFAVSNAIALPLTGWLSRRFGEVKLFIWATILFVMASFLCGISTSMPELVGFRVLQGVVAGPLYPMTQTLLIAVYPPAKRGMALALLAMVTVVAPIAGPILGGWITDSYTWPWIFFINVPIGLFAAFVVRTQMAARPVTTSRQPMDYVGLITLIIGVGALQIVLDKGNDLDWFSSNFIIIGTVISVIGLAAFVIWEMTDEHPVVNLRLFGFRNFRVGTICLVLGYAGFFGINLILPQWLQTQMGYTPTYAGLAVAPIGILPVLMSPFVGRYANKFDLRILAGLAFLGIGMSCFMRSGFTSQVDFEHIALVQLFMGAGIALFFMPTLSILLSDLPPSQIADGSGLATFLRNLGGSFAASLTTWIWIRRANMHHAYLSENVNNYEPTTRQALDTLGGASNQAYAQLDGMVTSQAYMMSTVDYFYMMGWLFMALILVIWMAKPPFAAKAGPGAGH is encoded by the coding sequence ATGAGTAACAACGCTCCCGCTTCTTTTACGCCGCCCAGCCTTCTGTTGACGACCATCGGTCTGTCGCTGGCGACGTTCATGCAAGTGCTCGACACCACCATCGCCAACGTGGCACTGCCGACGATTTCCGGCAACCTGGGGGTGAGTTCCGAGCAAGGCACCTGGGTCATCACCTCGTTTGCCGTGAGTAACGCCATCGCCTTGCCGCTGACGGGCTGGCTGAGCCGACGTTTTGGCGAGGTGAAGCTGTTCATCTGGGCCACGATCCTGTTTGTGATGGCGTCGTTTCTGTGCGGTATTTCCACCTCGATGCCGGAACTGGTGGGCTTCCGTGTCCTGCAGGGTGTGGTGGCGGGGCCGCTGTACCCGATGACCCAGACGCTGCTAATTGCGGTATATCCTCCGGCGAAAAGGGGGATGGCACTGGCACTGCTGGCGATGGTGACGGTCGTTGCGCCCATCGCCGGGCCGATCCTTGGCGGCTGGATCACCGACAGTTACACCTGGCCGTGGATCTTCTTCATCAACGTGCCGATCGGATTGTTCGCCGCGTTCGTGGTGCGCACGCAGATGGCGGCTCGGCCTGTGACCACCAGTCGGCAACCGATGGATTACGTGGGGCTGATCACCCTGATCATCGGTGTGGGTGCCTTGCAGATCGTGCTCGACAAAGGCAATGACCTGGACTGGTTTTCGTCGAACTTCATCATCATCGGCACGGTGATCTCGGTGATCGGGCTGGCGGCGTTCGTGATCTGGGAAATGACCGACGAGCACCCGGTGGTGAACCTGCGCCTGTTCGGTTTCAGAAACTTCAGGGTGGGCACGATCTGTCTGGTATTAGGGTATGCAGGGTTCTTCGGCATCAACCTGATTCTGCCTCAGTGGTTGCAGACGCAGATGGGGTATACGCCCACCTATGCCGGGCTTGCGGTGGCGCCGATCGGGATTCTGCCGGTGTTGATGTCGCCGTTCGTGGGGCGTTACGCCAACAAGTTCGACCTGCGCATACTGGCTGGTCTGGCATTTCTGGGGATCGGCATGAGCTGTTTCATGCGCTCGGGGTTCACCAGTCAGGTGGATTTCGAACACATCGCGCTGGTGCAGTTGTTCATGGGCGCGGGCATTGCGCTGTTCTTCATGCCGACCCTGAGCATCCTGCTGTCGGACCTGCCGCCTTCACAGATCGCCGACGGTTCGGGCCTTGCGACCTTCCTGCGTAACCTGGGCGGCAGCTTCGCGGCCTCGTTGACGACGTGGATCTGGATTCGCCGGGCCAACATGCACCATGCCTACCTCAGTGAAAACGTGAACAACTACGAGCCGACGACGCGACAGGCGCTGGACACCCTGGGTGGGGCGAGTAATCAGGCGTATGCGCAGCTCGACGGGATGGTGACCAGCCAGGCTTACATGATGTCCACGGTGGACTATTTCTACATGATGGGCTGGCTGTTCATGGCGCTGATTCTGGTGATCTGGATGGCCAAACCGCCGTTTGCCGCGAAGGCCGGGCCCGGGGCAGGGCATTGA
- the lpxH gene encoding UDP-2,3-diacylglucosamine diphosphatase has protein sequence MILLISDLHLEEGRPDITRAFLDLLTDRARGAESLYILGDFFEAWIGDDAMSPFQRSICEALRALSDSGTQVFLMHGNRDFLIGKAFCKAAGCTLLPDPSVVKFNGEPVLLMHGDSLCTRDEAYMRMRRYLRNPLTLWVLRHLPLSTRHKLARKLRSESRAQTRMKANDIVDVTPEEVPRIMTEFGVKTLIHGHTHRPAIHKLQIGDQTAQRIVLGDWDREGWALQIDEQGFQLTSFGFVPEEPLAIGHSQSQD, from the coding sequence GTGATACTGCTGATCTCCGATCTGCATCTGGAAGAAGGACGCCCGGACATTACCCGGGCGTTTCTGGATCTACTGACTGACCGCGCCCGTGGCGCCGAGTCGCTGTATATCCTCGGGGATTTTTTCGAAGCCTGGATCGGCGATGACGCGATGTCGCCCTTCCAGCGCTCGATCTGCGAGGCCCTGCGCGCGCTGAGCGACAGCGGCACCCAGGTATTCCTGATGCATGGCAATCGCGATTTTCTGATCGGCAAGGCGTTTTGCAAAGCCGCTGGCTGCACCTTGTTGCCCGACCCTAGCGTGGTCAAGTTTAACGGTGAACCGGTGTTGCTGATGCACGGCGACAGCCTGTGCACCCGCGACGAAGCCTATATGCGCATGCGCCGCTATCTGCGCAATCCACTGACGTTATGGGTCCTGCGTCACCTGCCCCTGAGCACCCGCCATAAACTGGCGCGCAAGCTGCGCAGCGAGAGCCGCGCGCAGACCCGCATGAAAGCCAACGACATCGTTGATGTGACCCCTGAAGAAGTCCCGCGCATCATGACCGAGTTTGGCGTGAAAACGCTGATCCACGGCCACACCCACCGCCCCGCCATTCACAAATTGCAGATCGGCGACCAGACCGCTCAACGCATTGTGCTGGGCGACTGGGACCGCGAAGGATGGGCGCTGCAGATCGACGAACAGGGCTTTCAACTGACCTCGTTCGGGTTTGTGCCTGAAGAGCCTTTGGCGATTGGGCATTCCCAAAGCCAGGATTGA
- a CDS encoding peptidylprolyl isomerase, protein MSKVKLTTNHGEIVLQLNAEKAPITVANFVEYVNAGHYTNTVFHRVIGNFMIQGGGFEPGMKEKKDKRPSIQNEADNGLPNKKYSVAMARTMEPHSASAQFFINVADNSFLNHSAKTVQGWGYAVFGEVIEGQDIVDKIKAVATTSKAGHQDVPADDVIIEKAEIVE, encoded by the coding sequence ATGTCCAAAGTAAAACTGACCACTAACCACGGTGAAATCGTCCTGCAACTGAACGCCGAAAAAGCGCCGATCACGGTTGCCAACTTCGTTGAGTACGTTAACGCCGGTCATTACACCAATACTGTGTTCCACCGCGTTATCGGCAACTTCATGATCCAGGGCGGCGGTTTCGAGCCAGGCATGAAAGAAAAGAAAGACAAGCGCCCAAGCATCCAGAACGAAGCCGACAATGGCCTGCCGAACAAGAAGTACTCCGTCGCCATGGCCCGTACCATGGAACCGCATTCGGCATCCGCGCAGTTCTTCATCAACGTCGCTGACAACAGCTTCCTGAACCACAGCGCCAAGACCGTTCAGGGCTGGGGCTACGCAGTCTTCGGTGAAGTGATCGAAGGTCAGGACATCGTCGACAAGATCAAGGCCGTCGCTACCACGTCCAAAGCTGGCCACCAGGACGTTCCTGCTGATGACGTGATCATCGAGAAAGCAGAGATCGTTGAGTGA
- a CDS encoding glutamine--tRNA ligase/YqeY domain fusion protein has translation MSKPTQDANANTKAGPAIPTNFLRPIVQADLDSGKHTKIVTRFPPEPNGYLHIGHAKSICVNFGLAQEFGGVTHLRFDDTNPAKEDQEYIDAIESDVKWLGFEWSGEVRYASQYFDQLHDWAVELIKAGKAYVDDLTPEQAREYRGTLTEPGKNSPFRERSVEENLDLFARMKAGEFEDGARVLRAKIDMASPNMNLRDPILYRIRHAHHHQTGDKWCIYPIYDFTHGQSDAIEGITHSICTLEFESHRPLYDWFLDNLPVPCKPRQYEFSRLNLNYTITSKRKLKQLVDEKHVNGWDDPRMSTLSGFRRRGYTPASIRNFCEMIGTNRSDGVVDFGMLEFSIRQDLDHNAPRAMCVLRPLKVVITNYPEGKVDHLELPRHPQKEELGVRKLPFGREIYIDRDDFMEEPPKGYKRLEPNGEVRLRGSYVIRADEAIKDADGNIVELRCSYDPDTLGKNPEGRKVKGVVHWVPAAESVECEVRLYDRLFRSANPEKAEDGASFLDNINPDSLQVLTGCRAEPSLGDAQPEDRFQFEREGYFVADIKDSKPGHPVFNRTVTLRDSWGQ, from the coding sequence ATGAGCAAGCCCACTCAAGACGCTAATGCCAACACCAAGGCAGGCCCTGCAATTCCCACCAACTTCCTGCGCCCGATCGTGCAGGCAGACCTGGATTCGGGCAAGCACACCAAGATCGTGACCCGTTTTCCGCCGGAGCCCAATGGCTACCTGCACATCGGTCATGCCAAGTCGATCTGCGTCAACTTTGGTCTGGCTCAGGAGTTCGGCGGCGTCACGCACTTGCGTTTCGATGACACCAACCCGGCCAAGGAAGACCAGGAGTACATCGACGCGATCGAAAGCGACGTCAAATGGCTGGGCTTCGAATGGTCCGGCGAAGTGCGTTATGCCTCGCAGTATTTCGACCAGCTGCACGACTGGGCGGTCGAGCTGATCAAGGCCGGCAAGGCTTATGTCGATGACCTGACCCCGGAACAGGCTCGCGAATACCGTGGCACCCTGACCGAGCCTGGCAAGAACAGCCCGTTCCGTGAGCGCAGCGTCGAGGAAAACCTGGACCTGTTTGCCCGCATGAAAGCCGGTGAGTTCGAAGACGGCGCCCGCGTATTGCGCGCCAAGATCGACATGGCGTCGCCGAACATGAACCTGCGCGACCCGATCCTGTACCGCATTCGTCACGCCCATCACCACCAGACCGGCGACAAGTGGTGTATCTACCCGATCTACGACTTCACCCACGGCCAGTCGGATGCCATCGAAGGTATCACGCATTCCATCTGCACCCTGGAGTTCGAAAGCCATCGTCCGCTGTACGACTGGTTCCTGGATAACCTGCCGGTGCCGTGCAAGCCGCGCCAGTACGAATTCTCGCGCCTGAACCTGAACTACACCATCACCAGCAAGCGCAAGCTCAAGCAACTGGTTGATGAGAAGCACGTCAATGGTTGGGACGACCCGCGCATGTCGACCCTGTCGGGTTTCCGCCGTCGCGGTTACACCCCGGCCTCGATCCGCAACTTCTGCGAAATGATCGGCACCAACCGTTCGGATGGTGTGGTCGACTTCGGCATGCTCGAGTTCAGCATTCGTCAGGACCTGGACCACAACGCGCCGCGTGCCATGTGCGTGCTGCGTCCATTGAAGGTCGTGATCACCAACTACCCAGAAGGCAAGGTCGATCACCTCGAACTGCCGCGTCATCCACAGAAAGAAGAGCTGGGCGTGCGCAAACTGCCGTTCGGCCGTGAAATCTACATCGACCGCGATGACTTCATGGAAGAGCCGCCAAAAGGCTACAAGCGTCTGGAGCCGAACGGTGAAGTGCGCCTGCGCGGCAGCTACGTGATCCGTGCCGACGAGGCCATCAAGGACGCCGACGGCAACATCGTCGAGCTGCGTTGCTCCTACGACCCGGACACCCTGGGCAAGAACCCTGAAGGCCGCAAGGTCAAAGGCGTGGTGCACTGGGTTCCTGCGGCTGAAAGCGTTGAATGTGAAGTGCGTCTGTACGACCGTCTGTTCCGCTCCGCCAATCCTGAGAAAGCCGAAGATGGCGCCAGCTTCCTGGACAACATCAACCCCGACTCTCTGCAGGTGCTCACCGGTTGTCGTGCCGAGCCTTCGCTGGGCGACGCACAGCCGGAAGACCGTTTTCAGTTCGAGCGCGAAGGTTACTTCGTGGCTGACATCAAGGACTCCAAACCTGGTCATCCGGTATTCAACCGTACCGTGACCCTGCGTGATTCCTGGGGTCAATAA
- the cysS gene encoding cysteine--tRNA ligase, with protein MLSIYNTLTKSKEVFKPLDGNKVRMYVCGMTVYDYCHLGHGRSMVAFDLVTRWLRFSGYDLTYVRNITDIDDKIINRARENGEAFDALTARMIDAMHEDEARLNILKPDMEPRATDYIGGMHDMIQSLIDKGYAYAPGNGDVYYRVGKFLGYGKLSRKKIEDLRIGARIEVDEAKDDPLDFVLWKGVKPGEPSWESPWGPGRPGWHIECSVMSTCCLGETFDIHGGGSDLEFPHHENEIAQSEAATGKTYANAWMHCGMIRINGEKMSKSLNNFFTIRDVLDKYHPEVVRYLLVSSHYRSAINYSEDSLKESKGALERFYHALKGLPVAEPAGGEAFVERFSAAMNDDFGTPEACAVLFEMVREINRLRDSDVNAAAGLAARLKQLASVLGVLQLEADDFLRAGAEGRVDAAEVEALIAARLQARADKNWAESDRIRDQLTAMGVVLEDGKGGTTWRLAD; from the coding sequence GTGCTTTCTATCTACAACACGCTCACCAAGAGCAAAGAAGTCTTCAAGCCGCTGGATGGCAACAAGGTACGCATGTACGTCTGCGGGATGACCGTGTACGACTATTGCCACCTTGGCCACGGCCGCAGCATGGTCGCGTTCGATCTGGTGACCCGCTGGTTGCGTTTCAGCGGGTATGACCTGACCTACGTGCGCAACATCACCGACATCGACGACAAGATCATCAATCGCGCCCGTGAAAACGGCGAAGCGTTCGATGCGCTGACGGCGCGCATGATCGATGCCATGCACGAGGACGAAGCGCGGCTGAATATCCTCAAGCCGGACATGGAGCCGCGTGCCACCGACTACATCGGCGGCATGCACGACATGATCCAGAGCCTGATCGACAAGGGTTATGCCTACGCGCCGGGCAATGGCGACGTGTACTACCGCGTCGGCAAGTTCCTGGGCTACGGCAAGCTGTCGCGCAAGAAGATTGAAGATCTGCGCATCGGTGCCCGGATCGAAGTCGACGAAGCCAAAGACGATCCGCTGGACTTCGTGCTCTGGAAGGGCGTCAAGCCGGGCGAGCCCAGCTGGGAGTCGCCGTGGGGTCCGGGCCGTCCGGGCTGGCACATCGAATGCTCGGTGATGTCCACCTGCTGCCTGGGCGAGACGTTCGACATTCATGGTGGCGGCAGCGATCTGGAATTCCCGCACCACGAGAACGAAATCGCCCAGAGCGAAGCGGCCACCGGCAAGACCTACGCCAATGCCTGGATGCACTGCGGCATGATCCGCATCAATGGCGAGAAGATGTCCAAGTCCTTGAACAACTTCTTCACCATTCGCGACGTGCTGGATAAATACCATCCGGAAGTGGTGCGTTATCTGCTGGTGTCGAGCCACTACCGCAGCGCGATCAACTACTCCGAAGACAGCCTGAAAGAGTCGAAGGGCGCGCTGGAACGTTTCTACCACGCACTCAAAGGCCTGCCAGTTGCCGAGCCTGCTGGCGGCGAAGCGTTCGTCGAGCGTTTCTCGGCGGCCATGAACGACGACTTCGGCACGCCGGAAGCCTGCGCCGTGTTGTTCGAGATGGTTCGCGAGATCAACCGTCTGCGTGACAGCGATGTCAACGCCGCAGCCGGTCTGGCGGCACGCCTGAAGCAACTCGCCAGCGTGCTGGGTGTGTTGCAGCTCGAGGCCGACGATTTCCTGCGTGCAGGGGCTGAAGGTCGTGTCGACGCGGCAGAAGTGGAAGCGCTGATTGCCGCGCGTCTGCAAGCCCGCGCCGACAAGAACTGGGCCGAGTCCGACCGTATCCGCGACCAGCTCACCGCCATGGGCGTGGTGCTGGAAGACGGGAAGGGCGGAACGACGTGGCGGTTGGCGGATTGA